The genomic DNA CGATGAAGACCATGTGCGGCGCATTATCGACCGGATCATCTCGCCGCTCGGTCGGCGATGCGACGAGACAACACCAATGGTTGACGCGCGTCTGCCCGATGGCTCGCGCGTCAACGTGATCATTCCACCGCTGGCGCTCAACGGCAGCACCATCACCATTCGCAAGTTTTCACGCATTCCGCTCACCGCTGCCGATCTGATTGCTCGCGGCACCGCATCGCCGGAACTGATGGAACTGCTGCGGGCATGCGTGCTCGGACGGCTCAACTGCATCGTTGCT from Chloroflexaceae bacterium includes the following:
- a CDS encoding ATPase, T2SS/T4P/T4SS family, whose translation is IADLVTEHLDKSGRVVSDRERNRLIRLAQSELLGLGPLEPLLADDTVSEIMVNGPYQIWVERNGKLQETDVRFTDEDHVRRIIDRIISPLGRRCDETTPMVDARLPDGSRVNVIIPPLALNGSTITIRKFSRIPLTAADLIARGTASPELMELLRACVLGRLNCIVA